In one bacterium genomic region, the following are encoded:
- a CDS encoding ComEC/Rec2 family competence protein — translation MDHPFRGQGPLYLLLLAFLSGFFLGLAAGPSGVAVSGVLLLAALVLVAFHFREIPLACAVAALCGSLTAGRVPLVAPENVLSYIDNEALLDGRVEEIRVTDSGWAAAARGSLVSLPGGAKSIRLGTVLLYIRNPDRSVSFPARVRAAGRLHPVRGSGNPGEVPREWSAMAQGAQYVFSADAAKVVFLPGAEGADRWWNLFPRARRETGEWVRRVAGSTNGSLYLLSLATGEVPPYSHPMVALLRRTGLAHLLAISGVNVAIFHLIAVFLLRAAMWVFRSRHGTPDLNLLPPLLALPASWAYVFLAGAPTPAVRSAGMITIAVLLWRRLGVRAPGIAWTGMLLLTLAAKPTEIVSPSFLLSYGATFFLIANYGAPPGEGEGGWRTRAAWRAREAVGAATVAFLGTLPVSAAFFQVVPSGAILWNVLFGPVLGTAGVAGAAVAVIGGAFGVDLLAPAVRAVADGLTIAISLLDRLSGSGAGCVSVPPSGIAWPVLSMAAAAAGTILLLRGGRRPWPAAVLSAALFLGGIHAPYAALPERDFSLTALNVGKGASHVVSFPGGGHMLIDAGSALRGNAGARVVLPFLRGQGIRRIDVLALTHPHEDHYGGAAAVLAAVAVGEVWIPEGIPREAFGPAVASWPGPVRTVRAGVRERFGGAGVFVRAPANPGVGAKTNERGMVLELRFGILSLWLPGDVEGGPSVWGRASAEEGERRVLFLPHHGSPGADPAGWAAFCGPDVVVAQNSRCFSGGNLIRSRERFLLENGAFTVRSDGRGVSFLQSAHNGVWRCLWRLV, via the coding sequence TCTTCCTGGGGCTGGCCGCCGGGCCTTCGGGGGTCGCCGTCTCCGGTGTGCTGCTCCTGGCGGCCCTCGTCCTCGTCGCCTTCCATTTCCGGGAGATCCCGCTGGCGTGCGCCGTCGCGGCGCTGTGCGGATCCCTGACCGCGGGGAGGGTGCCCCTCGTCGCCCCGGAAAACGTCCTGTCATACATCGACAACGAGGCGCTCCTCGATGGGAGGGTGGAGGAGATCCGCGTCACCGATTCCGGCTGGGCCGCCGCCGCGCGCGGTTCGCTGGTGTCCCTGCCGGGAGGCGCGAAATCGATCCGGCTGGGAACCGTTCTCCTGTACATCCGGAATCCGGACCGATCCGTTTCGTTCCCGGCACGCGTTCGCGCCGCCGGGCGCCTGCACCCCGTGCGCGGATCGGGAAACCCCGGCGAGGTCCCCCGGGAATGGTCGGCGATGGCGCAGGGGGCCCAATACGTCTTTTCCGCCGACGCCGCGAAGGTCGTCTTCCTCCCGGGAGCGGAGGGGGCGGACCGGTGGTGGAACCTGTTCCCCCGCGCGCGGCGGGAAACGGGGGAGTGGGTGCGTCGTGTCGCCGGTTCCACGAACGGCTCCCTGTACCTTCTTTCGCTGGCCACCGGAGAGGTTCCGCCGTACTCCCACCCGATGGTCGCGCTGCTGCGCCGGACCGGCCTCGCCCACCTTCTCGCCATATCGGGCGTCAACGTGGCGATCTTCCACCTCATCGCCGTCTTCCTCCTGCGGGCGGCGATGTGGGTGTTCCGAAGCAGGCACGGAACTCCCGACCTGAACCTTCTGCCGCCGCTCCTCGCGCTGCCGGCGTCCTGGGCCTATGTCTTCCTGGCCGGGGCTCCCACGCCGGCCGTTCGCTCGGCCGGGATGATCACCATCGCGGTCCTCCTGTGGCGCCGGCTGGGAGTCCGGGCCCCGGGGATCGCCTGGACCGGGATGCTTCTCCTCACGCTCGCGGCAAAGCCGACGGAGATCGTCTCCCCCTCCTTCCTCCTGTCCTACGGCGCGACCTTTTTCCTCATCGCGAATTACGGAGCTCCGCCGGGGGAGGGAGAAGGGGGTTGGCGGACGCGGGCGGCCTGGCGGGCGAGGGAGGCGGTGGGCGCCGCGACCGTCGCGTTCCTCGGGACGCTGCCGGTATCCGCCGCCTTTTTCCAGGTGGTCCCCTCCGGCGCGATCCTGTGGAACGTCCTGTTCGGGCCGGTCCTCGGGACGGCGGGCGTCGCCGGTGCCGCCGTCGCGGTGATCGGGGGAGCGTTCGGTGTCGATCTGCTCGCACCGGCGGTCCGCGCCGTCGCGGACGGGTTGACGATCGCCATTTCGCTGCTGGATCGGCTGTCGGGGTCCGGAGCGGGGTGCGTCTCCGTTCCTCCGTCCGGCATCGCATGGCCGGTTCTTTCCATGGCGGCGGCCGCGGCGGGGACGATCCTGCTCCTTCGCGGCGGCAGGCGCCCGTGGCCCGCGGCCGTCCTCTCCGCCGCGCTCTTTCTCGGAGGGATCCACGCTCCCTATGCCGCGCTCCCCGAGCGGGATTTTTCCCTCACGGCGCTGAACGTCGGGAAAGGCGCCTCCCACGTCGTTTCGTTTCCCGGAGGCGGACACATGCTGATCGACGCCGGAAGCGCCCTCCGCGGGAACGCGGGAGCGCGCGTGGTCCTGCCGTTCCTGCGCGGCCAGGGGATCCGGCGGATCGACGTCCTCGCGCTGACCCACCCCCACGAGGACCATTACGGGGGCGCGGCGGCGGTCCTCGCCGCGGTGGCGGTCGGTGAAGTGTGGATCCCGGAAGGGATCCCCCGAGAGGCGTTCGGGCCGGCCGTCGCCTCGTGGCCCGGGCCGGTGCGGACCGTCCGGGCGGGGGTCCGGGAACGGTTCGGCGGTGCCGGGGTCTTCGTGCGGGCTCCCGCGAATCCGGGGGTTGGAGCGAAGACGAACGAACGGGGGATGGTACTTGAGCTTCGATTTGGTATCCTGTCGCTGTGGCTCCCCGGCGATGTGGAAGGGGGGCCTTCCGTCTGGGGGCGGGCTTCGGCGGAAGAGGGGGAACGGAGGGTCCTGTTCCTGCCCCACCACGGATCCCCGGGGGCGGACCCCGCGGGGTGGGCCGCGTTCTGCGGGCCGGACGTCGTGGTCGCGCAAAATAGCCGTTGTTTCAGTGGTGGGAATCTGATACGTTCGCGTGAACGTTTCCTGTTGGAAAACGGAGCGTTTACGGTCCGTTCCGACGGCAGGGGTGTCTCGTTTCTGCAGTCAGCTCACAACGGGGTGTGGAGGTGTCTTTGGCGGCTGGTGTGA